A DNA window from Euleptes europaea isolate rEulEur1 chromosome 20, rEulEur1.hap1, whole genome shotgun sequence contains the following coding sequences:
- the TCF12 gene encoding transcription factor 12, protein MYCAYPVPGMNSNPLMYYYNGKTVYAPSPNSDDFNRESPSYPSPKPPSSMFASTFFLQDGTHSASDLWSPSNGMSQPGYGGMLGSSSSHLSQSGSYGSLHAHDRLSYPPHSVSPTDLNNSLPPMSSFHRGSAGSSSYVATSHTPPVNGSDSSNILVNRGNAAGGSQTGDALGKALASIYSPDHTSSSFPSNPSTPVGSPSPLSGAGQWSRAGGPAPSSPNYENSLHSLKNRVEQQLHEHLQDAMSFLKDVCESRMEDRLDRLDDAIHVLRNHAVGPSTNLAGAHADIHNILGPSHNGPGSNLSSNYGASSLITTSRLVSGDASHREDSVSLSSSHSVLPSTVPAPNAELNHKAQESYRALSAGLPSQSVALGPAEIKSEHKEKDENAHDPASSDDMRSDDESSQKDIKLSSRGRTSSTNEDEDLNPEQKLERERERRMANNARERLRVRDINEAFKELGRMCQLHLKSEKPQTKLLILHQAVAVILSLEQQVRERNLNPKAACLKRREEEKVSAVSAEPPSTHPGSHPGLSETTNPMGHM, encoded by the exons ATGTATTGTGCCTACCCGGTACCTGGAATGAACAGCAACCCTTTGATGTATTATTACAATGGGAAAACG GTTTACGCGCCATCTCCTAATTCTGATGACTTCAACAGAGAATCGCCAAGTTACCCATCTCCTAAGCCACCCAGCAGTATGTTTGCCAGCACTTTCTTTTTGCAAG ATGGGACCCACAGTGCTTCTGATCTTTGGAGCCCTTCTAATGGGATGAGCCAGCCTGGCTATGGCGGAATGCTCGGAAGTTCCTCGTCTCACCTGTCGCAGTCAGGCAGCTACGGCAGCCTCCATGCCCACGACCGCTTG agctacccccCACATTCAGTCTCGCCCACAGATCTCAACAACAGTCTTCCTCCAATGTCCAGCTTCCACCGGGGCAGTGCCGGCAGTTCCTCATACGTGGCAACCTCTCACACCCCACCTGTCAATGGATCAGACAGCAGCAACATCCTGG TGAACAGAGGCAATGCTGCAGGAGGCTCACAGACTGGGGATGCCctggggaaggctttggcctcc ATTTATTCCCCGGACCACACCAGCAGTAGTTTTCCATCAAATCCGTCGACACCGGTTGGATCACCATCACCTCTCAGTG GTGCCGGCCAGTGGTCGAGGGCTGGAGGACCGGCCCCTTCGTCCCCAAACTATGAGAATTCTCTGCACTCCTTG AAAAACCGAGTTGAACAACAGCTTCACGAGCATTTGCAAGATGCGATGTCCTTCTTAAAGGATGTCTGTGAG TCCCGGATGGAGGATCGCTTGGACAGACTGGACGATGCCATCCATGTGCTGCGGAACCACGCGGTGGGGCCTTCGACGAACCTGGCCGGGGCCCACGCAGACATACACAATATACTGGGACCATCCCACAATGGGCCTGGGAGCAATTTGAGCTCGAATTACGGAGCATCCAGTCTCATCACGACCAGCCGGCTGGTAAGCGGA gATGCCTCTCACCGAGAAGACAGTGTCAGCCTCAGCAGCAGCCACTCTGTCCTGCCCAGCACAGTTCCTGCTCCAAATGCAGAACTCAACCATAAAGCACAAGAAAGCTACAGAG CGCTGTCAGCGGGGTTGCCGAGCCAGTCCGTCGCGTTGGGTCCAGCCGAAATCAAGTCGGAGCACAAGGAGAAGGATGAAAACGCGCACGACCCTGCCTCCTCCGACGACATGCGGTCCGACGACGAGTCATCCCAGAAAGATATCAAGCTCTCATCCAGAGGCAGGACGAG TAGCACTAATGAAGACGAGGATTTGAATCCGGAGCAGAAGCTGGAGCGGGAGCGGGAGAGGCGGATGGCCAACAACGCCCGCGAGCGCCTGCGGGTCCGAGACATCAACGAGGCATTCAAGGAGCTAGGCCGGATGTGCCAGCTGCACCTGAAGAGCGAGAAGCCCCAGACCAAGCTGCTGATTCTCCACCAGGCCGTGGCCGTCATCCTCAGCCTGGAGCAGCAAGTCAGGG aGAGAAACCTAAACCCCAAAGCAGCCTGCCTTAaaagaagggaagaggaaaaagtGTCTGCCGTATCGGCGGAGCCACCATCCACCCATCCAGGAAGCCACCCTGGGCTTAGTGAAACTACCAACCCTATGGGTCACATGTGA